CAAACGCCTGAGCGACTAAAAAGGCTCGGTGTAACGCTTCTGCACTCACGCTTCCTGCATTGTTCTCAAAATCCAGTGTGCCATTGGCATCGCTGAGAAATTCAACATTATATCCAAGCTGTGAAGCATCCCTTGCCGTGGCATCGCAGCAGTTTTGCGTCATGTATCCGATGATGGAAACCGTGTCAATACCAAGAGCTCTAAGCCTGTAGTTTAAGTCCGTTCCCACAAAAGAGCTCGCATGGTTTTTTTCGATGTAAAGGTCGGGTTTAATGGCTTTGATCTCATCGTGAAATTCCCACAGATGGCTTTTTCGTACAAATGCCCCCGCATTTTCTTGAAGACTTGTGTGTTGCATAAAAACGATAAAAATCCCCGCTTTTTGCGCTTCAGCAATGGCGGTTTTGATTCTCTCAAAACTATTGGGCGGGTAGCTAATGGGCAATGTGCCACCTTCAAAATACTCATTTTGGACATCTACAACGATAAGCGCTCGTTTCATAAAACCCCCTTGACTGTTTGGTCAAGTGCCATTTTAACAAAAATTGACCAAACAGTCAAGGGGCGTAAAACTATGTTATAATTTGCCTAGAATATAAAGGAAGAATTATGAAAACGACACGCGACAAGCTTATAAACGCAACATTTGACGAGGTCTTTTCACATGGCTATCAAGGTGCATCGCTCTCCGACATCTTAGCCAAAGCAGGCGTGCACAAAGGCTCCATGTACCACTTTTTTGCCAATAAAAAAGAGATGGCACTCGCCTCCATCGAAGAGACAATCCTTCAAAGAAATGCCGAAAAATACCGTTACGTCGAAACCTACACCAACGGCTTTTTAGAAGAGTTTTACACACGCCTACGCGACACCTCTGTGCGAGACTTCAAACGCGGATGCCCCATCGCCAACATCGTCCAAGAGATGTCCAACATCGACGAAGATTTCAACACACTCATGAAGTCCATCTACGGAGCTTTTCGCGCCAACATTAAAGCCATTTTAGACAAAGCGATTGAAGTAAACGAGATGAAAACGTGCGATACAACCAAGCTCGCCCTTTTTATCACTTCGACCATTGAAGGCGCTATTTTAGCAGCCAAAGCGAGTGGAAATGCTCAGGATTATGTTGATGTGATTGAAGAGTTGATTGAGCATATTGAGGGGAAGAGATGAAAATAGCGAAAATTACAAAAAATGATTTACCACAACTATCAACGCTTTTTATGGAGTTTATAGGAATAAAAAGCAATCTTGACAAAATGTCTTCAAGTTTGGACGTCATAATGGCAAATCCAAATTATAGTGTATTGGGCGCAAAAATAGACGGTGATTTAGTTGGTTCAGCTATGGGAATTATTTGCTTTGACCTAGTGGGAGAATGCCAACCTTTCATGGTTATAGAAAATGTTGTCGTTGCTGAGCATGCAAGGGGCAAAGGCGTTGGAAAGGCACTTGTAAGTGCTTTGGAAAGTGAGGCGTCGAAAGCTCATTCTCATTACATAATGCTAGTATCTTCAGCGAGTAGAGTAGATGCTCATGGGTTTTACAAGTCGCAGGGGTATGATACTGACGGATTTAGGGGATTTAAAAAGTATATAGTGTAAAACTTAGCAATATCGGAGTAGTTTTATCTCTCCGATTTTTCTACAATACCCTAAACGCAAAGCAAAAGAGGTTCGATGAAAGAGAGTACGCGAGAGGATTACGTTCGCTTGGTGTATAAAGTTGTTTTTTACATCGAGCAGAATGCAGACAAAGAGCTTAGCCTTGAAGAGTTAGCCAAGGTGGCTGGGTTTTCAAAGTACCATTTTCATCGTATTTTCAAAGCTGTTACGAGAGAAAACATCGGCGATTTTATTGCTCGGGTGAGGCTGGTTTATTCGGCGTGGAAGCTCAAAACTGAGCCTAAGATCACCGATGTAGCACTCTCGTGTGGGTTTGAAACCAATGCTTCTTTTAGCAAAGCGTTTAAAAACCGTTTTGGCATGAGTCCACGTGCGTATGCGACGATGCTCAAAGCGAAAAAAGGAGTGGTTATGCTAAAACCTACTATTGTCGAGTTTAAGCCTTTGAGTGTTTTTTATGTGCGAAAAACGGGTGCATATGAAACCTCTTCATGCGAGGCGTGGAATACCTTGATGGTGTTTGCGTATGAGCAAAAGATGAAGTTGCATAAAAATATTATGGGCAAAGCGACGATGCACTTTGGTGTTGGGCACGATAACCCAAGTTTGGTCGAACAAAATTTACTGCGTTACGATGCGTGCATTACGTGTGAGGATGAGAGTATTGAGCTCAAAGGCGAAGTCTTTAAAAAGGTGCTGGATGGTGGTAAATGTGCCATGTTTTTGCACAAAGGGGCGTATGAAAACCTAAAGGCGACCTACGCTCAGATTATGGATTGGGTGGTGAGTGAGGGGGTTGGGCTTCGCGATGCACCTTTGTTTGAGAAGTACCTCAACCGCGACCCAAGACGCACGAAACCTGAGAACTTGCGTACTGAGATTTATGTGCCGATTGTTTAGAAAAACGTTTTTACATGTAAAGATTTTTTGCGTAGAAAATCCCTAGCGTTTGCGCCCTGTCAATAAAAAGATAGGGTAATCTCCATAAGGTTTTTTCGCCACGCTGACAATTTCGATAGAGACATCCTCAAATCCTGCATTTTGAGCCCAAGTCGCAAACTCCTCTTGGTCAAAACCAAAGTGAAACACGCCCATATCTTCGGTGTGGAAAGTACCGTCTTCTTTATCCAAATCCGCCAGAGCAAGGGTACCTCCACGGTTGAGTAAGCGGTGAAATTTGTGAAAGAGGGCTTGCACATCTTCGACATGGTGAATCGTCATCGAAGAGATGATGCCATCAAAGTTCTCATCCAGCTCGCTACTGACCAAGTCAAGCTCTAACATGTTCAGCTCACAATCCAGTTGCTCTTTTTTGGCACGAAGCGCTTCATTCATCGATGGGGAAATATCTATCGTTGTCATTTTGCGCACAAAGGGAGCGATCTGCTCCGTTAAAAGCCCTGTACCTGAGCCAAAATCCATCACATGGGTTGTTGTTTTATCATACGTGAGTCTCTCTAAAATAGCTTCGCCAATGTTTTTGACATTGTTCGTGCGTGCAGCTTCGTTTTCATATAGTTTTGATTTTTCATGAAAATAGTCTTTTTTGGGTTGCATAAGTAGCCTTTTCAAGGAGATGAAAAAGTATAACACAGGTATATGAGGAAGAAAATTAACCTCAAAAACTACATAGTGCTTTTTGGTCTACTTAACTTCAAACGAAACTGCCTCTTTTACTTAGAATCTTTTTCTCTATTTTTTAATACTCTTTCTACGAGCTCCACAATTGATGAGTCATCATCATATAGCATGTTTTTTAGTGTTTTTAAAGACGTATTTTTATTTGTAGCTACTTTTTTGCGAATCTCTTTTCCATGATATTCAAATCTTTCATTTTGATCTGTACCGTGATAAAACACCTTAGTCAATAGATTTATAGTATTAAAGTTATCCCATAGTTGACGTAATAAAGATCTTTGAAATTCACCTATTTTTATTCTTTCTTCATTTCTAAACTTTTTTGTAGTTTCTCCATGGTCTGTACTTAATATATTTAATATATCTTCTGGAGTATTGTTGTTTTTGGCAACACTTGTCCTTACATGTGGAGCAGGGTCTTTGGAAAGTTCTCTTAATATTTCCGAAGATGTTTTTAAATTCTGTGCAATAGAGCTTCTTATGCTATAGTCATCACTTTTTGAAAGTCGTATTATGATATCTTGAGAAATATTTGGGTTATCAGCGATAGAAGACCAATTATTATTTTCATTTACTAGCCTCCTTAATACTTCTATGTCTGTATTAGGGTTTACACTTACGCTTGCTTGAATATCTGCATTTTTATCCCAACTTAATAGTTTTAATGCATTAGCTGGAGTGTTCTTATTTTTTGCAACTGAGATTCGAACTTTTACATTTTCACTTTGGCATAGCTGCTCTAGTATATCTGGCGGTGTTTTCATGTGACACGCTATAATTTTTTTTATTTCATCATTTTTTGAAGCACTTAAATTCCTAAGTAGTTTTTCTGAAGCTCGATCATCACGTAATGCTTGATATACTGGGTTATGTTCTCCCAAATTCATAACTTCACTATCTTCGCTTAGCTTAATAAATGTCTCTATCGGTGTATTTATATTGGAAGCTACTTTTGAGCGAACTCTTGCATTTTCATCTTGACTTAATTGCTCCAATAGATAAACGGGCATATTACCATTCAATGCAACTCTTGCACGAACTTCAATATTTTCATCTTTACTCAATTTTTCCAATATATGGATTGTCAAACTCTTATTGTTTATTGCTCTATTGCGAACTTCTGGATACTCATCTTGACATAGCTGTTCCAACACATCTGGCGGTGTATTTTTGTTGGTCGCAATCTCTTTTCTTCTCTCATTATTTTGAGAGTTACTTAATTTTCGTAGCAATTCTTCGGGTGCTGCACTATCCATCACAGCACGTTCAGGCGTCCAATAATACGGTCCTCCTCTGTCGTAATGCCTATTATATTCTTCTTCATCTGCAAGTACTTTATCAATTTCTTCCTTAGCGCGTTGCGGAGCAATTTCTTCTAACAAAAAATAAATATGGTTTAGTATCGTGTCTATATGCCCTTTATAGCGAAAACTACTTTTTTTCAACAAAATGCCTAAAATTTCTGTTGATGCATCAATATCTGTTTTCATTAACTCAGTAAACCGCTCAATAAAAATATCAATCATCTGTTTTGTTCGCTTTTCAAATTTTTCAATTTTACTACTAGCAAAACCAAAGTTCACACAATGCATCTGAAAATAGAACTTTTTATCTCTTTCATAAATCCATTCGGTCATATTCCAGCATAATTCTGGCAAATCATCAAGTATTTTCCGCTCTATTGTAATGGGGAAAGAGATGTTCCGCATTTGCGAATGTGTATCTTGTAATGCATCTTTAATCAGTTCACTAATTTGGCTAATATGTTCTGTAAAGAGCTTCTGATTTGTCATATCAAATGTTTGATACGACTCACTCCATAAAGCAAATCTTTTGGTAGCCGCTTCTGTAAGTTCACTGTTCTCTACACAATTAATAGCGATAAGAAAGTAGTTTTTTAATGACTCTTTATTCATCTCTTTTTTTTGTGTTTCGATATGCCAAAGTCTTGTACATAAATCACCGTACCATGGTTCATCTGTGCATGAGAATCGTACCAGTAGCTGCAAATTTTTTTCTATATCTGTGCCTTCAGGACAAATGTTTTGGGCAATCAAATTGTAAAGTTCAAAAGAAACGTCTCTTATCTTTGTAGAATCTACCTCCTCTTCTTTTTGCCAATCACTGTTGTAATAACTTAAAAAATGAGACAGTGCGTTCACAAATAATAAAGGTCTGATATCTTTTAATTTTCTTGCAAATTCGAGCATGCTTATAGGTCTGTGCTCTGAAAAATCGAAGATATAACTTCTGTTTGGCTTGTCGTTTAAAGCATCAAATTGCTCTAAAATATACTGCGGGTCTTCTGTTGCTAGTTCAATAAACAACTGTTCTAGGGGTTGTGTAAAGTAGTTCTTGAATTGATACGCCACAGTACTTGGATGTTCTTTGAAAACTTTCATACCAAAAGCGATACGCTCTTTTACGGATACAGTTTGATTGAAAAAATATGCCTCCTGCTTCTTAAGCAAAAACCCTATCATGTTTTCTTTACTATGTCTCAATAAATAATCA
Above is a genomic segment from Sulfurospirillum halorespirans DSM 13726 containing:
- a CDS encoding cysteine hydrolase family protein, which translates into the protein MKRALIVVDVQNEYFEGGTLPISYPPNSFERIKTAIAEAQKAGIFIVFMQHTSLQENAGAFVRKSHLWEFHDEIKAIKPDLYIEKNHASSFVGTDLNYRLRALGIDTVSIIGYMTQNCCDATARDASQLGYNVEFLSDANGTLDFENNAGSVSAEALHRAFLVAQAFGFSRVLTLNEWIPLLKKD
- a CDS encoding GNAT family N-acetyltransferase; translation: MKIAKITKNDLPQLSTLFMEFIGIKSNLDKMSSSLDVIMANPNYSVLGAKIDGDLVGSAMGIICFDLVGECQPFMVIENVVVAEHARGKGVGKALVSALESEASKAHSHYIMLVSSASRVDAHGFYKSQGYDTDGFRGFKKYIV
- a CDS encoding class I SAM-dependent DNA methyltransferase, yielding MQPKKDYFHEKSKLYENEAARTNNVKNIGEAILERLTYDKTTTHVMDFGSGTGLLTEQIAPFVRKMTTIDISPSMNEALRAKKEQLDCELNMLELDLVSSELDENFDGIISSMTIHHVEDVQALFHKFHRLLNRGGTLALADLDKEDGTFHTEDMGVFHFGFDQEEFATWAQNAGFEDVSIEIVSVAKKPYGDYPIFLLTGRKR
- a CDS encoding HEAT repeat domain-containing protein — its product is MRDFILQTVEPDAILQFNRYIDDALQLLGKRFVITLEKQEQWDDYVRRLDQLSEKNTLLALKIIVAIVYRDDYLLRHSKENMIGFLLKKQEAYFFNQTVSVKERIAFGMKVFKEHPSTVAYQFKNYFTQPLEQLFIELATEDPQYILEQFDALNDKPNRSYIFDFSEHRPISMLEFARKLKDIRPLLFVNALSHFLSYYNSDWQKEEEVDSTKIRDVSFELYNLIAQNICPEGTDIEKNLQLLVRFSCTDEPWYGDLCTRLWHIETQKKEMNKESLKNYFLIAINCVENSELTEAATKRFALWSESYQTFDMTNQKLFTEHISQISELIKDALQDTHSQMRNISFPITIERKILDDLPELCWNMTEWIYERDKKFYFQMHCVNFGFASSKIEKFEKRTKQMIDIFIERFTELMKTDIDASTEILGILLKKSSFRYKGHIDTILNHIYFLLEEIAPQRAKEEIDKVLADEEEYNRHYDRGGPYYWTPERAVMDSAAPEELLRKLSNSQNNERRKEIATNKNTPPDVLEQLCQDEYPEVRNRAINNKSLTIHILEKLSKDENIEVRARVALNGNMPVYLLEQLSQDENARVRSKVASNINTPIETFIKLSEDSEVMNLGEHNPVYQALRDDRASEKLLRNLSASKNDEIKKIIACHMKTPPDILEQLCQSENVKVRISVAKNKNTPANALKLLSWDKNADIQASVSVNPNTDIEVLRRLVNENNNWSSIADNPNISQDIIIRLSKSDDYSIRSSIAQNLKTSSEILRELSKDPAPHVRTSVAKNNNTPEDILNILSTDHGETTKKFRNEERIKIGEFQRSLLRQLWDNFNTINLLTKVFYHGTDQNERFEYHGKEIRKKVATNKNTSLKTLKNMLYDDDSSIVELVERVLKNREKDSK
- a CDS encoding TetR/AcrR family transcriptional regulator — protein: MKTTRDKLINATFDEVFSHGYQGASLSDILAKAGVHKGSMYHFFANKKEMALASIEETILQRNAEKYRYVETYTNGFLEEFYTRLRDTSVRDFKRGCPIANIVQEMSNIDEDFNTLMKSIYGAFRANIKAILDKAIEVNEMKTCDTTKLALFITSTIEGAILAAKASGNAQDYVDVIEELIEHIEGKR
- a CDS encoding AraC family transcriptional regulator — protein: MKESTREDYVRLVYKVVFYIEQNADKELSLEELAKVAGFSKYHFHRIFKAVTRENIGDFIARVRLVYSAWKLKTEPKITDVALSCGFETNASFSKAFKNRFGMSPRAYATMLKAKKGVVMLKPTIVEFKPLSVFYVRKTGAYETSSCEAWNTLMVFAYEQKMKLHKNIMGKATMHFGVGHDNPSLVEQNLLRYDACITCEDESIELKGEVFKKVLDGGKCAMFLHKGAYENLKATYAQIMDWVVSEGVGLRDAPLFEKYLNRDPRRTKPENLRTEIYVPIV